From a single Nicotiana tomentosiformis chromosome 2, ASM39032v3, whole genome shotgun sequence genomic region:
- the LOC104095040 gene encoding protein CONSERVED IN THE GREEN LINEAGE AND DIATOMS 27, chloroplastic encodes MLRLNLYCSIVPGPKQVNNSIGRSCGSWIILPNKPTILCRRNISVRALKDGMNGGTSGLPGKSWDPGLEIEVPFEQRPVNEYSSLKDEGLYSWAELGPGSFFLRLGGLWLVTFTVLGAPIAAASFNPSKDPLRFLLAASTGTLFLVALIVLRIYLGWSYVGDRLLSAVIPYEETGWYDGQMWVKPPEILARDRLLGSYKVKPVIKMLKQTLVGTGALLVAAVSLFIFATPVQDFIQGTFSTKENSLSSTSQNSTKLGIRKEELLRLPLEVKEDDDLAKAAAEAADGRPVYCRDRYYRALAGGQYCKWEDLLK; translated from the exons ATGCTGAGGCTAAATTTATATTGTTCCATAGTTCCTGGTCCAAAACAAGTCAACAATAGCATTGGCAGAAGCTGCGGTTCATGGATCATTTTGCCCAACAAACCAACGATTCTATGTAGAAGGAATATTAGTGTCAGAGCCCTGAAAGATGGGATGAACGGAGGCACCAGTGGATTACCTGGTAAGAGTTGGGACCCTGGCTTGGAAATTGAGGTGCCATTTGAACAAAGGCCG GTGAATGAGTACTCATCTCTGAAAGATGAAGGTTTATACTCTTGGGCAGAATTGGGACCAGGGTCTTTCTTCCTACGTCTTGGGGGACTTTGGTTAGTCACTTTCACAGTTTTGGGAGCACCTATTGCAGCTGCAAGCTTCAATCCTTCAAAG GACCCTTTAAGATTTCTCCTGGCTGCAAGTACAGGGACTCTTTTTCTTGTTGCACTCATTGTCCTGAGAATTTATCTG GGATGGAGCTATGTTGGAGATAGGCTTTTATCAGCAGTTATACCTTATGAAGAGACAGGATGGTACGATGGACAGATGTGGGTGAAGCCACCTGAG ATCCTAGCTCGTGATAGGCTGCTCGGCTCATATAAG GTGAAACCAGTCATTAAAATGCTGAAGCAAACGCTGGTAGGAACAGGGGCTTTACTAGTTGCAGCAGTCTCATTATTCATATTCGCAACACCAGTACAAGATTTTATTCAGGGAACTTTCTCAACAAAAGAAAACTCATTGAGTTCCACTTCACAAAACAGCACAAAACTGGGCATCAG GAAAGAAGAGCTGTTAAGATTGCCATTGGAAGTCAAGGAGGATGACGATCTGGCGAAAGCTGCCGCTGAAGCAGCTGATGGAAGGCCAGTCTACTGCAGAGATAGGTATTATCGTGCATTGGCAGGGGGACAATACTGCAAATGGGAAGACCTACTTAAATGA
- the LOC108944929 gene encoding secreted RxLR effector protein 161-like: MTGEITFFLGLHIQQSEERTFICQTKYTKELIQKFGMSNAKAIGTPMSPSTSLDKDEKGNSIDETKYRGMIGSLLYLTASRPDIMFSVCKCARFQSAPKESHLTAVKRIIRYLIRTVSHGLWYPRSNNFKLEDFSDVDLAGDKEDRKSTSGTCQLLGKALISWNNKKQGSVALSTTKAEYIAIG; encoded by the coding sequence atgacgGGGGAGATAACATTCTTTCTTGGACTTCACATTCAACAATCTGAAGAACGAACGTTCATATGTCAGACAAAATATACAAAGGAGTTGATTCAAAAGTTTGGTATGAGCAATGCCAAAGCTATTGGCACACCAATGAGTCCTTCAACCAGTCTTGACAAAGATGAAAAGGGAAATTCTATTGATGAAACTAAGTATCGTGGAATGATTGGCTCACTTCTTTATCTAACTGCGAGTCGACCGGATATTATGTTTAGTGTCTGTAAATGTGCCAGATTTCAGTCAGCTCCTAAAGAATCACATCTGACTGCAGTAAAGAGAATTATTCGATATCTTATTAGAACTGTCTCTCATGGATTGTGGTATCCACGCTCTAACAATTTTAAACTAGAAGATTTTTCAGATGTTGATCTTGCAGGTGATAAGGAAGACAGAAAAAGTACCAGTGGAACATGCCAACTACTTGGAAAGGCACTGATATCTTGGAACAATAAAAAGCAAGGATCAGTAGCATTATCCACAACTAAGGCTGAGTATATCGCCATTGGATAA
- the LOC138905389 gene encoding uncharacterized protein → MTNQVIVGVLFQEGTLQVKPPYFNGQYFSHWKVRMEIYAKSYDVKVLRVIKKGNYPLPVVAQPPADPEDIDEYIDEQMAVVQVNAKARNLLYNAISGEEYEKTSSCDTAKEMWDKLEVTYEGTSKVKETHINMLVHDYELFQMKEGESIEEIFVRFSKIISDLKAFGKPYLSGDQVRKILRNFEKTHLKKTNQEEKKKTVAFKATTERTDNDIDDDSETLQEEITMGAGQTRTSQMMIAKMTTIIVLWNEDILDLTLEESQKMMNEIKRLKREIKDGKLKLEVCKIEKEVLQDEVDELQMQLNGMRKSTSHSSEYHRRSRKEKWYLDSACSSHMTDDKNLFKEVTKIDGGNVKFGDNSKGKIVGTETVPFNNNCDITEVYLIDGLNYNLLSISQLCDSGYEVKFKKTGCAIEDETEESVHVIFDKNNTSAEKGITACDEDQTHVIQETSKSQKSTNKPDSLVESTNEISNSQSEPPEESTTHTVRPNEWRSEPEYPQKFIIGDPSEGMKTRGALKKKTNIALISQIEPKKIEEALKDSSWLQAMQEELDQFDKNQVWKLMPNPENDLVIGTKWVFRNKLNEDGKVVRNKARLVTQGYSQQEGVDYDETFTPVARLESIRILLAYASFKRFRLFQMDVKSAILNGFIEE, encoded by the exons atgACAAATCAAGTTATTGTCGGAGTACTCTTTCAGGAAGGAACATTACAAGTGAAGCCACCATACTTTAATGGACAATATTTCTCTCACTGGAAAGTGCGTATGGAAATATATGCAAAATCTTATGATGTCAAGGTTTTGAGAGTTATCAAAAAGGGGAATTACCCACTACCGGTTGTTGCTCAACCACCCGCTGATCCTGAAGATATAGATGAATATATTGATGAACAAATGGCGGTTGTGCAAGTTAATGCTAAAGCAAGGAATCTGCTTTATAATGCTATAAGTGGTGAGGAATATGAGAAAACCTCCAGTTGTGATACAGCCAAAGAGATGTGGGATAAACTTGAAGTCACTTATGAAGGAACCAGTAAAGTGAAAGAAACCCATATTAACATGTTGGTTCATGACTACGAACTTTTCCAGATGAAAGAAGGAGAATCTATTGAAGAAATATTTGTCAGATTTAGCAAAATCATCAGTGATCTAAAAGCTTTTGGCAAACCCTACTTAAGTGGTGATCAAGTTAGGAAAATTCTGAGAA ATTTCGAGAAAACTCATCTCAAGAAAACAAAccaagaagagaagaagaaaacagTTGCTTTCAAGGCTACAACTGAAAGAACAGACAATGATATTGATGACGACTCTGAAACTCTTCAAGAAGAAATTACCATG GGTGCTGGACAGACGAGGACATCTCAGATGATGATTGCAAAGATGACAACGATAATTGTTTTATGGAACGAG GATATTCTTGACCTTACTTTAGAAGAGTCTCAAAAGATGATGAATGAAATAAAGAGACTCAAGAGAGAAATAAAAGATGGGAAACTCAAGCTTGAAGTATGCAAAATTGAAAAAGAAGTACTTCAAGATGAAGTTGATGAATTGCAAATGCAACTCAATGGCATGCGCAAATCCACCAGTCATAGTTCT GAATACCACAGAAGAAGTCGCAAAGAAAAATGGTACTTGGATAGTGCGTGTTCCAGTCACATGACAGATGACAAAAACCTGTTTAAAGAAGTTACAAAAATAGATGGAGGAAATGTCAAATTTGGTGATAACTCAAAAGGAAAGATAGTCGGTACCGAAACAGTTCCTTTCAATAATAACTGTGATATCACTGAAGTTTATCTTATTGACGGACTTAACTACAACCTTCTGAGTATAAGTCAGCTATGCGACTCAGGGTatgaagtaaagttcaagaaaacAGGCTGTGCTATTGAAGATGAGACAG AAGAGTCAGTACATGTTATCTTTGATAAGAATAATACTTCGGCCGAGAAAGGAATTACTGCATGTGATGAagatcaaacacatgtaattcaGGAGACAAGCAAATCTCAAAAGTCGACTAATAAACCTGACAGTTTGGTAGAGTCAACTAATGAGATTAGCAACAGTCAATCAGAACCTCCAGAGGAGTCAACTACTCATACAGTTCGTCCAAATGAATGGAGAAGTGAACCGGAATATCCTCAAAAGTTCATCATAGGGGATCCAAGCGAAGGAATGAAAACCAGGGGAGCTCTCAAGAAGAAAACTAACATAGCACTAATTTCCCAGATTGagccaaagaaaatagaggaagcTTTGAAAGACTCAAGCTGGCTGCAAGCAATGCAGGAAGAGCTAGATCAATTCGACAAAAATCAAGTATGGAAACTGATGCCCAATCCTGAAAATGATCTCGTAATTGgaacaaaatgggtcttcagaaataaGCTGAATGAGGATGGAAAAGTTGTGAGAAACAAAGCCAGATTAGTTACTCAAGGATACTCTCAACaagaaggagtcgactatgacGAAACCTTCACTCCAGTAGCTCGACTAGAATCTATACGAATTCTTCTTGCATATGCATCCTTTAAAAGATTCAGGCTGTTTCAGATGGATGTTAAAAGTGCCATTTTGAATGGTTTCATTGAAGAGTAG